The window GATTTCAAACAAAAAGATACATTCATCGGAAAATTGGTAAAAGCGAAATGACACCTTATTTTGATTGGTTCCAAAAATCCGTCGTGCTGGCCTCCGTTTCACCGCGACGAGAAGAAATTCTTAAAATGATTCTCCCCGATTTCATCATTCACCCATCGGATTACGTCGAGAAAAACCACTGCAATGCAGATCCGCCGCCATTGGTGATTTACCATGCGATTGAAAAGGCTAAATCCGTATCTGGAGATCATCCAAATTCATGGATCATTGGCGCGGACACCGTTGTCGTTAAAGATGACATCGTTCTCGGCAAACCGGTTGATCGCGATGACGCCTTACGGATGCTGAAATTCCTGAGCGGCGCGACTCATTCCGTCTTCACTGGTTACTGCGTTCTAAATTCGAATAACGGCAAATACCTGAAAGGTTTTGAAAAGACGGAAGTCACATTTAGGAAAATTTCCGACGAAATGGCGGCGCACTATGTCGATCATTTCCATCCGTTTGATAAAGCCGGTTCTTATGCCATTCAGGATTTCAGCACCGTTTTTCTCGAAAGAATCAACGGTTGTTTTTACAACGTTGTCGGTTTCCCTCTGTCAAAATTCTACAATCAGATTCTTAATGATCTTTCGGACTGTCTGTAAACTTTATGTTGAAAATCAGCAGATTATTTCTCATATTTTCAATCGGATGTGGAGAATCAATTAAGTGAGCGCAAGATGTTTTACGAAGATCTGAAAAATCAACGGGAAAAACTCGGCTATAGCATTGAGCAGATTGCAAACCGTATTAAAGTGAATAAATCTTATCTCGAAGACTTTGAATCGGGCATTTTTTCAAATTTGCCCAAAACATACATTCGCTTATTTCTCCGCTCTTACGCAAATGAAATCGGTTTGAATGCGACCGAAATTCTCGCCGCTTTTGAGCAATTGACATCAAGACAACCTGTTCCGCCTTCCATTGAAATCGTCAGAAAGAAAGAAACAAGCACCAACTTACGAAATGGCGTAAAACCTCCCTCTAAAAATAGACGAAACCTTTTGACAATCACAATTATCGTTGTCGTCATCGTATTCCTAATTTCCATTTTAAAACAGGTTTTGACGGAAGAAGACAAGAACGACATGCTTTCACAGCCACAACTTCCAACCAATATGTCCGTCAATACAAGCAGTCCAGACTCGACTTTTCTTCCTTCGGAAGCCAAAGACGATTTGAAATCAAAAGAAATCGTCCCGGAGTCGGGGCGTCTCTCGTTGGTTCTTCAATCAAAAGACTCTTGTTGGGTGCGAGTGATCATTGACAACAAAGACTCATTACAGGTTATTCTACCGCCCAACGTTCTCCGGGAATGGAAAGCTCAAACGACATATGATCTTCGAATTGGCAGGCCTTGGGCCATTTCGCTTTCACTGAACAACCGGGATCTGGGATTAATCGGCCAAGACAGCCGTCCAGTTCGGATTCTGATCGATAAAAGTGGCATCATTAAACAACAGGTTATCACCAAGTAGTGATTTTCTCTTTTCCCTCTTAAAAAAAATCCCACAATTTTCATAAAAATTTTCTTGCCTATGACTTTTAGAAAAGGTATTTTTGTGGGTGGTAGTGGATTGAAATCCCAAGTTTTCCCAAATAATGCAGTAGAAGACCATGATCAGTTCCTTTTCCGGCGAATCCAAACACTCACTCGACGACAAAGGGCGCCTTAACGTCCCGGCGAAATTCAGACGCTGGCTCAATGAGGACGATGCCGAGTATTCATTTGTCGTTACCAAAGGTCTCGATCCGTGTCTGGTCGCATACCCTTCCGCTGAATGGGACATCAAATCCGAAAAACTTCTCAAACTCTCAGAATTCAATAAAATAAACAGGGCGTTCATTCGGGCATTTTCCCGAAACGCAATGAGACTTAAATGTGATAAACAGGGTCGAATTCTAATCCCACAACAATTACTCGCTCTTGCAAACATTCAGAAAGAAGTCGTAATTGTTGGCGTTTTGAACTGTTTGGAACTTTGGGATCCGGAAACGCTAGCCAATCACGTTGAATCTCAAAGAAGTTTGGATGATGAATATTTCGAGAGTCTGGGAGGAACGATAAGTTCTTGATTCGGGAGCCATTTTCATGACGTCTATTCATGCACCTGTTCTACTGGAAATTAGCCTGCAATATTTAATCACAAAACCAGATGGGGTTTACGTTGATTGCACGCTGGGGACAACAGGTGGGCATTTTTCGGGAATCAGCAGTCGTTTAAATCCCAACGCATTTTTGATTGGTCTGGATGCCGATCCGACAGCGGTTGAACATTGTCGCACTTTTCTTTCCATCCCACAAAAACACACTCTGGAAATTTCCAATTTTTCCAACATAAAACGCATTTGCTACCGGGCTGGATTTCCAAAAGTCACGGGAATTCTGTTCGATTTAGGAATGTCTTCATTTGCACTTGATAATCCAAAACGCGGCTTTTCGTTCAATTCGGACGGGCCATTAGATATGCGATTTTCACCGGAAATTCCCATTTCCGCGAGTGACTTTATCAATTCGGCTTCTGTTGAAACAATGACTAAAACTTTTTGGAATTATGGTGTAGAAAGATCGGCGAAAAGAATCGCCAAGGCGATTGAATTTGCACGAACTCAAAAACCGATCAAAACAACAGCCGAACTCGCCAATATCGTTACCAAAAGTTCTCATTCATCGTTTCCGAACAAAACGCTCAGCAGAATTTTCCAGGCGATACGGATTCAAATCGATCACGAGTTAGAAATTCTAGAATCTGCCCTTCAACAAGCAATCGAAATTCTCGAACCGAATGGCAGACTGGTTGTCATTTCCTATCATTCACTGGAAGACCGAATTGTAAAAAATTTCATGAAGCTGGAATCGACAAATTGTATTTGTCCACCGGATTTCCCGATTTGTCAGTGTAATCATCACGCTTCGGTAGAAATATTGACTCGGAAACCAGTGGAACCTTCCGATGTAGAAATTAAAACGAATTCACGGGCAAGAAGCGCCAAACTTCGCGCATTACGGAAAAAGGACATCAATGAAGGCTAATAACAACCGGAAATCGAAGAAAAAAGTAACAAGAAACATTATCCTTTTTACCGGATTCGTTTCGTTCATCCTTTTGGCTCTTCTATATCTTTGGATTCTCAACCATACAAATCTCATGTTTCGGAAAGTGGAAGACCTTAAGCGAAAAGAAGCCATGCTCACTACGGAGAATCGTATGATTTCCATGGATATCGACCGTCTGTCCCGCGCTGACCGCATCACAGAAATAGCCTCGACACAATTAGAAATGG is drawn from Candidatus Marinimicrobia bacterium CG08_land_8_20_14_0_20_45_22 and contains these coding sequences:
- a CDS encoding 16S rRNA (cytosine(1402)-N(4))-methyltransferase, whose translation is MTSIHAPVLLEISLQYLITKPDGVYVDCTLGTTGGHFSGISSRLNPNAFLIGLDADPTAVEHCRTFLSIPQKHTLEISNFSNIKRICYRAGFPKVTGILFDLGMSSFALDNPKRGFSFNSDGPLDMRFSPEIPISASDFINSASVETMTKTFWNYGVERSAKRIAKAIEFARTQKPIKTTAELANIVTKSSHSSFPNKTLSRIFQAIRIQIDHELEILESALQQAIEILEPNGRLVVISYHSLEDRIVKNFMKLESTNCICPPDFPICQCNHHASVEILTRKPVEPSDVEIKTNSRARSAKLRALRKKDINEG
- the mraZ gene encoding division/cell wall cluster transcriptional repressor MraZ → MISSFSGESKHSLDDKGRLNVPAKFRRWLNEDDAEYSFVVTKGLDPCLVAYPSAEWDIKSEKLLKLSEFNKINRAFIRAFSRNAMRLKCDKQGRILIPQQLLALANIQKEVVIVGVLNCLELWDPETLANHVESQRSLDDEYFESLGGTISS
- the maf gene encoding septum formation protein Maf → MTPYFDWFQKSVVLASVSPRREEILKMILPDFIIHPSDYVEKNHCNADPPPLVIYHAIEKAKSVSGDHPNSWIIGADTVVVKDDIVLGKPVDRDDALRMLKFLSGATHSVFTGYCVLNSNNGKYLKGFEKTEVTFRKISDEMAAHYVDHFHPFDKAGSYAIQDFSTVFLERINGCFYNVVGFPLSKFYNQILNDLSDCL